The following proteins are encoded in a genomic region of Corynebacterium atypicum:
- a CDS encoding FAD/NAD(P)-binding protein, translating to MNVPAIAIVGQGPRGVSVIERLAAFLRARNIQQPLDLHLIDTAEHGSGRIWDTDQTPLLCMNTLAGAVTLFTEPGSSVSAPVVEGPTLFEWIRLARGEKDAVAGAKAELAQAVPIPASVAERWGTELDRTAAHSHPSRGLYGAYLRWCLRVALAQLPDSVRVHQHHARVTAIETIGARDRLTLSTTTGGQKLVRTDATVLALGWQKPGPTDEEERLAAALAAHPGLSWVRPDNPIEQDLSKVRAGSHALVRGLGMGFFDCLTLLTAGRGGTFSQDPDARSGLTYHRSGNEPHVFVTSRRGYPFLPKSDYGQLPPKAHMPRLHRVIEELKGELTIDFGTQVWPAIVRDANEAYYRTYDRVHQGGLGGQLDALLEAIDAAGDGGADALVAVEEAAAGFVPAADVFRLSSWVAPLAGVEGTPDQVTERIAARLAKDIEAAQAASDSPVNADLWVISAARKPASILGAEGVYTAESRAGALSTFMALGQMAGSGPPLFRTRELLALIDAGVVTLLGAHPRLDVADGEFSITTQSCPQPVRAATLVDAWMHSPTIARPADPLAASLTAAGRWRQFANRTTDGRPLPTGSPEVNPKTRALIHPDGSPDPRLILIGIPTRRQLPDTTISPMPGTDPLMLQETDKAAAHALAVALGA from the coding sequence ATGAACGTGCCAGCTATCGCCATCGTGGGCCAGGGCCCGCGCGGGGTCTCAGTAATCGAGCGCCTCGCGGCCTTTCTCCGCGCCCGCAACATCCAGCAACCGCTCGACCTCCACCTGATCGACACCGCCGAGCACGGCTCGGGCCGGATCTGGGATACCGACCAGACTCCCTTGCTGTGCATGAACACGCTGGCCGGCGCAGTCACGTTGTTCACCGAACCCGGCTCGAGCGTGTCCGCGCCGGTCGTCGAGGGACCCACGCTCTTCGAATGGATCCGGCTCGCCCGCGGCGAGAAAGACGCGGTGGCAGGCGCCAAAGCCGAGCTAGCCCAGGCTGTCCCGATCCCGGCCTCAGTGGCCGAGCGCTGGGGCACGGAGCTCGACCGCACCGCCGCGCATTCCCACCCGTCGCGCGGGCTCTACGGGGCCTACCTGCGGTGGTGCCTGCGGGTGGCGCTAGCCCAACTGCCCGATTCGGTGCGCGTGCACCAACACCACGCGCGCGTCACCGCAATTGAGACTATCGGCGCCCGCGACCGCCTGACACTTTCCACCACAACCGGCGGCCAAAAGCTCGTGAGAACCGACGCCACCGTGCTCGCCTTGGGCTGGCAAAAGCCCGGGCCCACCGACGAGGAAGAGCGGCTTGCCGCGGCCTTAGCGGCCCACCCGGGACTTTCCTGGGTGCGCCCGGACAACCCCATCGAGCAGGACCTAAGCAAGGTACGCGCCGGGAGCCACGCCCTTGTACGGGGGCTGGGCATGGGTTTCTTCGACTGCCTGACGCTTCTCACAGCCGGACGCGGCGGCACCTTTAGCCAGGATCCCGACGCGCGCTCGGGCCTGACCTATCACCGAAGCGGCAACGAGCCGCACGTTTTTGTCACCTCCCGGCGCGGCTACCCATTTTTGCCCAAGTCGGATTACGGCCAGCTGCCACCCAAGGCGCACATGCCGCGGCTGCACCGCGTGATCGAGGAGCTCAAAGGCGAGCTCACGATCGACTTCGGTACGCAGGTCTGGCCCGCCATTGTGCGCGACGCGAACGAGGCCTACTACCGCACCTATGATCGAGTGCACCAGGGAGGCCTCGGCGGACAGCTCGACGCGCTGCTCGAGGCTATCGACGCCGCGGGCGACGGCGGCGCGGACGCCCTGGTCGCCGTGGAGGAGGCCGCGGCCGGCTTCGTGCCCGCCGCCGACGTGTTCCGGTTGAGCTCCTGGGTTGCCCCGCTGGCAGGCGTCGAGGGCACGCCGGACCAGGTCACCGAGCGCATCGCCGCGAGGCTTGCCAAAGACATCGAGGCCGCGCAGGCCGCGTCGGACTCCCCGGTGAACGCGGACCTGTGGGTAATCAGCGCGGCGCGCAAGCCGGCGTCCATCCTGGGGGCCGAGGGCGTCTACACCGCCGAGTCGCGCGCCGGAGCACTTTCCACCTTCATGGCGCTCGGGCAGATGGCTGGTTCCGGCCCGCCGCTGTTTCGCACCCGGGAGCTGCTCGCACTTATCGACGCCGGCGTGGTCACTCTCCTCGGGGCACATCCGCGTTTGGACGTGGCCGACGGCGAGTTTTCCATCACCACGCAGTCTTGCCCGCAGCCGGTGCGCGCGGCCACGCTTGTCGACGCCTGGATGCACTCCCCCACGATCGCCCGGCCCGCGGATCCCCTGGCGGCGAGCCTGACGGCGGCCGGGCGGTGGCGCCAGTTTGCCAACCGCACCACCGACGGGCGCCCACTGCCGACCGGCTCGCCGGAGGTGAATCCAAAGACCCGGGCGCTGATCCATCCAGACGGCTCGCCGGACCCCCGGCTGATCCTGATCGGGATCCCCACCCGCCGTCAGCTGCCGGATACCACCATCTCCCCGATGCCCGGCACCGACCCGCTCATGCTGCAGGAGACGGACAAGGCCGCCGCCCACGCGCTCGCCGTGGCGCTCGGCGCCTAG
- a CDS encoding SDR family oxidoreductase, with protein MGRAIVEGLSRDHHVFALGRSETTLAELAGNPEVTTVRCDLVEDVLASPGPGGGQPESPLAEVLGLHRVDVLVHAAAIARHRRVEEASASDWRQHLDVNVVAPAELTRRLLPAVRQASGTVIFINSGAGNGVFPGNVVYAASKHALRALADALRKEEAAAGVRVATVAPGPTDTPMLRGLIDQSGGDYEPEAYIDPVEVAAAIRVVVDAGPTTQITEVAVRPRIELADR; from the coding sequence ATGGGTCGGGCCATCGTTGAGGGCTTAAGCCGGGACCACCACGTGTTTGCGCTGGGTAGAAGCGAAACGACCCTGGCCGAGCTTGCCGGAAACCCCGAGGTGACCACGGTGCGCTGTGACCTGGTTGAAGATGTGCTTGCCAGCCCGGGCCCCGGGGGCGGGCAACCGGAAAGCCCGCTCGCCGAGGTGCTCGGGCTTCATCGAGTGGACGTCCTGGTGCACGCGGCCGCGATCGCGCGCCACCGCAGGGTGGAGGAGGCCTCGGCGAGCGACTGGCGCCAGCACCTGGACGTCAACGTTGTCGCGCCCGCGGAGCTGACCCGGCGCCTCTTGCCGGCGGTGCGCCAGGCCAGCGGCACCGTGATCTTTATCAACTCGGGCGCGGGCAACGGAGTCTTTCCCGGCAACGTGGTCTACGCGGCCAGCAAGCATGCGCTGCGCGCGCTTGCCGACGCGCTGCGTAAAGAAGAGGCGGCGGCCGGGGTGCGGGTGGCTACGGTCGCCCCGGGCCCTACGGATACCCCGATGCTGCGCGGGCTCATCGACCAATCCGGCGGCGACTACGAGCCTGAGGCCTATATCGACCCGGTCGAGGTTGCCGCGGCGATCCGCGTGGTCGTCGACGCCGGGCCCACCACCCAGATCACTGAGGTGGCGGTGCGCCCGCGGATCGAGCTCGCCGACCGCTAG